One Zeugodacus cucurbitae isolate PBARC_wt_2022May chromosome 3, idZeuCucr1.2, whole genome shotgun sequence genomic region harbors:
- the LOC105217406 gene encoding serine/arginine-rich splicing factor 7, whose translation MSKKMSRYPSDRKVYVGDLGNSARKNDLEYAFGAYGTLRSVWIARNPPGFAFVEFESARDAADAVRGLDGRTVCGRRARVELSTGKFAGGGSGRGGDRRGMRDRSRRNNSDDNKCYECGGRGHYARECRRRDSRRGSRRRSNSRSRSRSASRNHRSRSRSAASASRSRSRSRSVSANKSSRKSRDVAYNSKSRENGRSTTENGSTYHRYSEDERNGGTGAASPSPKRRYDDSVSPSPRRNISTKRNRRGDSTPSRSSSRRD comes from the exons ATG TCAAAAAAAATGTCACGATACCCCAGCGACAGAAAGGTATATGTTGGTGATTTGGGCAATAGTGCTAGGAAGAATGATTTAGAATATGCGTTTGGCGCCTATGGAACTTTACGAAGTGTTTGGATTGCACGCAACCCGCCAGGCTTCGCATTTGTTGAATTTGAAAGTGCCCGAGATGCGGCAGATGCTGTGCGCGGTTTAGATGGACGGACAGTTTGTGGTCGCCGTGCAAGGGTAGAATTATCTACAGGAAAGTTTGCTGGTGGTGGTAGCGGTCGAGGAGGTGATCGACGTGGTATGCGGGATCGTTCTCGTAGAAACAATTCAGATGATAACAAATGCTATGAATGTGGAGGAAGAGGACATTATGCCAGAGAATGCAGACGTCGTGATAGTCGTAGAGGTAGTCGTCGTCG aaGCAACTCCCGAAGTCGTTCTCGCAGTGCTTCACGCAATCACAGATCGCGTTCACGCAGTGCAGCTTCGGCAAGCCGATCACGTAGCCGGAGCCGTTCGGTTTCGGCGAATAAAAGTTCACGCAAGTCACGAGATGTCGCCTACAACAGTAAGTCACGTGAGAATGGACGCAGCACGACGGAGAATGGCAGCACATACCATCGGTATAGTGAGGATGAACGTAATGGCGGCACCGGTGCTGCCTCACCATCGCCAAAACGCCGTTATGATGACTCCGTATCACCGTCGCCAAGACGTAATATATCGACAAAACGTAATCGACGAGGCGATTCAACACCATCAAGATCTAGTTCACGCAGAGATTAG
- the LOC105217405 gene encoding nucleolar protein 58, giving the protein MFVLYETPAGYAIFKLLDEKKLSEVDNLYLEFQTPEKANKLLKLKHFEKFNDTTEALAAATAAVEGKMSKPLKKTLKKLFGDEVQSSLLVADAKLGNAIKDKLAVPCVYNTGVQELMRCIRQQADSLLSGLPKREMTAMALGLAHSLSRYKLKFSPDKIDTMIVQAQCLLDDLDKELNNYMMRAREWYGWHFPELGKLITDNIAFVKTIKLVGTRENMAHSDLSDILPEEVEEKVKEAAEISMGTEISEEDIMNIQCLCDEILSIDEYRTHLYDYLKTRMMAMAPNLTVLVGETVGARLIAHAGSLINLAKHPSSTVQILGAEKALFRALKTKKDTPKYGLIFHAQLVGQASLKNKGKMSRSLAAKASLATRVDAFGEEASCELGATHKVKLEARLRLLEEGNIRKLSGTGKAKAKFEKYQAKSEVFTYQPEADSTLSVKKRKHSESSPAENKDEPIAEADEVTKDEETSGVEKKKKKKKKNKHQDEEQTEAPPAKKKAKNKEPDSD; this is encoded by the exons atgtttgttttataCGAAACGCCGGCGGGCTAcgctatatttaaattattggaCGAAAAGAAACTTTCAGAAGTAGATAACCTATATTTGGAATTTCAAACACCGGAAAAAGCCaataaattattgaagttgaaacattttgaaaaattcaatgaTACGACGGAAGCTTTGGCAGCAGCTACAGCTGCAGTGGAGGGCAAAATGTCTAAACCCcttaaaaaaacattgaaaaaattgttcGGCGACGAAGTGCAATCATCATTATTGGTCGCTGATGCGAAATTGGGTAATGCCATTAAAGATAAATTAGCTGTGCCATGTGTCTATAACACTGGAGTTCAAGAATTGATGCGTTGCATACGTCAACAGGCGGATAGTTTGCTGAGTGGTCTACCAAAACGGGAGATGACAGCCATGGCGCTAGGCTTAGCGCACTCTTTGTCTCgctataaattgaaattttctccTGATAAAATCGACACAATGATTGTGCAAGCTCAATGTCTGCTCGACGATTTGGATAAGgagttaaataattatatgatgCGTGCACGTGAGTGGTACGGCTGGCATTTTCCAGAACTTGGAAAGCTTATTACTGACAATATAGCATTcgtaaaaactattaaattagTGGGCACACGCGAAAATATGGCTCATTCAGATCTGTCTGATATTTTGCCAGAGGAAGTGGAAGAGAAAGTAAAGGAAGCTGCCGAAATTTCTATGGGGACTGAAATATCTGAAGAAGATATTATGAATATTCAATGCTTATGCGATGAAATTCTTTCGATTGACGAATATAGAACACATCTGTATGACTACTTAAAAACGCGAATGATGGCTATGGCACCTAATTTAACAGTTCTTGTGGGCGAGACTGTGGGGGCGCGTTTAATTGCGCATGCTGGATCGCTTATTAATCTGGCCAAACATCCATCTTCCACTGTACAAATTTTGGGTGCGGAAAAAGCATTATTCCGTgcattgaaaactaaaaaagatACACCAAAATACGGTTTAATATTCCACGCTCAATTGGTGGGACAGGccagtttgaaaaataaaggtaAAATGTCCAGATCACTGGCTGCAAAGGCGTCGCTGGCCACACGTGTTGACGCTTTTGGGGAAGAGGCAAGTTGTGAACTTGGGGCAACACATAAAGTAAAACTAGAAGCTCGACTGCGATTGCTGGAAGAAGGCAACATTCGAAAACTGTCCGGTACTGGAAAAGCTAAAgctaaattcgaaaaatatcaaGCTAAAAG CGAGGTGTTTACTTATCAGCCTGAAGCCGACAGTACATTGTCTGTCAAAAAACGTAAGCATTCGGAATCATCACCTGCCGAAAATAAAGATGAACCAATAGCAGAAGCTGATGAAGTAACTAAAGATGAAGAAACGAGTGGagtagaaaagaaaaagaaaaagaagaagaagaataagcaTCAAGATGAAGAGCAAACAGAGGCTCCACCTGCAAAAAAGAAAGCTAAAAATAAGGAGCCGGACTCTGATtag
- the LOC105217404 gene encoding heterogeneous nuclear ribonucleoprotein 27C has translation MEEDERGKLFVGGLSWETTQENLSRYFCRFGEIIDCVVMKNNESGRSRGFGFVTFADPANVNHVLQSGPHTLDGRTIDPKPCNPRTLQKPKKGGGYKVFLGGLPSNVTETDLRTFFGRYGKVTEVVIMYDQEKKKSRGFGFLSFEEESSVEHVTNERYINLNGKQVEIKKAEPRDGSGGQNANNSNVSGGYGKLGNECNHWGPHHAPINMMQGQNGQMGGPPLNMPIGAPNMMPGYQGWGTSPQQQGYGYGNSGPGSYQGWGAPPGPQGPPPQWSNYAAGPQQTQGYGGYDMYNSTSTGGPSGPSGGGSWNSWNIPPNSAGPTGAPGAAAGSATDMYSRAQTWGAGGPSTTGPVGGMPRTGPGNSASKSGSEYDYGGYGSGYDYDYSNYGKQDGGASNYGAGPRSTYGNDSATQPPYAASQAV, from the exons ATGGAGGAAGACGAGAGGGGAAAACTTTTTGTTGGCGGTCTGTCATGGGAGACGACTCAGGAAAATCTATCGCGTTATTTCTGTCGTTTTGGAGAGATCATTGATTGTGTAGTAATGAAAAACAACGAGAGCGGTCGTTCGCGTGGTTTTGGTTTCGTTACGTTTGCAGATCCTGCAAATGTGAACCATGTACTTCAGAGCGGTCCTCATACGCTGGACGGACGGACAATCGATCCAAAACCATGTAATCCACGTACTCTTCAGAAACCTAAAAAGGGTGGCGGATATAAGGTTTTCCTTGGAGGTTTACCATCCAATGTAACTGAGACCGATTTGCGTACATTCTTCGGACGATATGGCAAAGTCACTGAGGTAGTCATAATGTACGatcaagaaaagaaaaaatctaGGGGCTTCGGCTTTTTATCCTTTGAAGAGGAATCCTCTGTCGAACATGTCACCAATGAACGCTACATCAATCTTAATGGCAAACAG GTGGAAATCAAAAAGGCAGAACCACGAGATGGATCTGGCGGTCAGAACGCTAATAATAGTAATGTTAGTGGTGGATATGGAAAACTTGGCAATGAATGCAACCATTGGGGCCCCCATCATGCGCCTATTAATATGATGCAAGGTCAAAACGGCCAAATGGGTGGTCCGCCACTTAACATGCCCATCGGAGCGCCAAATATGATGCCTGGATACCAAGGTTGGGGAACTTCGCCACAACAACAGGGCTATGGTTATGGAAATAGCGGACCTGGATCTTATCAAGGGTGGGGTGCACCACCGGGACCACAGGGACCACCACCACAATGGTCGAACTATGCAGCTGGTCCGCAACAAACACAAGGCTATGGAGGATATGATATGTACAATTCGACATCAACTGGAGGTCCATCGGGTCCTTCAGGTGGTGGCAGCTGGAATTCTTGGAATATACCCCCAAATTCGGCTGGTCCAACAGGGGCACCAGGCGCTGCTGCTGGAAGCGCTACTGATATGTATTCTCGCGCTCAAACATGGGGTGCCGGTGGTCCCTCAACTACTGGCCCAGTAGGTGGTATGCCTCGCACTGGTCCAGGTAATTCAGCATCAAAATCCGGCTCTGAATATGACTACGGCGGTTATGGCTCTGGTTACGATTATGACTACAGCAACTATGGCAAGCAAGACGGCGGTGCCTCGAACTATGGTGCCGGACCCCGTTCAACGTATGGAAATGACAGTGCAACACAACCTCCATACGCTGCCTCGCAGGCAGTTTAA
- the LOC105217403 gene encoding wee1-like protein kinase, with product MLEMAAFRKLQPERKNDADSSQEQIELNSSVEMHSPPPICHIQPRKLRFASPQIDEGPQKRSSPIQTRSSAIAAVSVSVSPPYRKVRALRLFDTPATPKTILQKSRNHLSAAVAADVAKKSEIEERPRSLPLHSRVLDNFQQQTANVNPFTPDSFLARNKKRCRTQFGRDNLSNQSLQIFLNSEEDKKVDGEGDGNVEVLQAPKRLALQDTNISRYQKEFLEISLIGIGEFGLVYQCLNRLDGCIYAIKKSIKPVAGSFFEKRALNEVWAHAVLGKHDNVVRYYSAWAEDNHMLIQNEYCNGGSLQSLIQKRFLVESELKILLLHVAEGLRYIHSNDLVHMDLKSGNIFLTKMPSLHKPNSTPLTKEYYEDGMDGIYEELSNTECITTYKIGDLGHVTSVKEPHVEEGDCRYLPFEILQEDFSDLFKADIFSLGMTLFEAAGGGPLPKNGPEWQKLRNGEVPNISTLSPEFNELIKLMTHPDPEKRPSSTSIFNHPILSSLESKTKSQLNQELTIEKRKNEILLRKLREAKKLLKQYEQNGANQTPTAAMEQRCLRSYSRKKRTPCLSSKLDGLRDRNKNVINKLNY from the exons ATGCTCGAAATGGCAGCATTTCGCAAGCTTCAACCCGAAAGAAAAAACGACGCGGATAGTTCTCAGgaacaaattgaattaaattcaagCGTTGAAATGCATTCGCCTCCTCCAATTTGCCATATTCAACCACGGAAACTACGTTTTGCATCACCGCAGATCGATGAAGGACCACAAAAACGGTCCAGTCCAATCCAGACGCGCTCGTCAGCAATTGCAGCTGTTTCAGTATCTGTTTCACCACCTTACCGTAAGGTAAGAGCGTTGAGGCTTTTTGACACCCCCGCCACACCGAAAACAATTCTGCAAAAATCGCGAAACCATCTGTCTGCAGCGGTTGCAGCAGACGTTGCGAAAAAAAGCGAAATAGAGGAACGACCAAGATCGCTGCCATTGCACAGTCGAGTTttagacaattttcaacaacaaacCGCAAATGTGAATCCTTTTACTCCTGACA gtttttTGGCACGAAATAAAAAGCGATGTCGAACACAATTTGGTAGAGACAATTTGAGCAATCAAtcactacaaatatttttgaattcggAGGAAGATAAGAAAGTTGATGGTGAAGGAGATGGAAATGTGGAAGTACTGCAAGCTCCGAAAAGATTAGCTCTGCAAGACACTAATATTAGCCGTTATCAAAAGGAATTCTTAGAAATTTCCCTAATTG GAATAGGAGAGTTCGGCTTAGTTTATCAGTGTCTTAATCGGTTGGATGGTTGTATATATGCCATTAAGAAAAGCATAAAGCCGGTGGCAGGTAGTTTTTTcga aaagcgAGCTTTGAACGAAGTTTGGGCACATGCAGTATTGGGTAAACATGACAACGTCGTACGCTATTATTCTGCGTGGGCGGAAGATAATCATATGCTTATACAGAATGAATATTGCAACGGCGGCAGTTTACAATCGCTTATCCAAAAACGGTTTCTGGTAGAAtctgaattgaaaattttactactTCATGTGGCAGAAGGACTACGGTATATACATTCAAATGATCTCGTGCATATGGATTTAAAATCGGGCAATATTTTTCTTACGAAAATGCCGTCATTACATAAGCCCAATTCAACACCGTTAACAAAAGAATACTATGAGGATGGTATGGATGGTATATACGAAGAACTCAGTAACACAGAATGTATTACAACATATAAAATTGGTGATCTTGGACATGTAACATCTGTAAAAGAGCCACATGTTGAAGAAGGCGATTGTCGCTATTTACCATTCGAAATACTACAAGAAGACTTTAGTGATCTGTTTAAAGCAGATATATTTTCACTTGGTATGACACTGTTTGAGGCGGCCGGTGGTGGACCATTACCAAAAAATGGGCCAGAATGGCAGAAATTGCGTAACGGCGAAGTTCCAAATATATCAACACTAAGTCCTGAATTTAATGAACTTATCAAACTTATGACACATCCGGATCCGGAAAAGCGCCCATCATCAACATCAATTTTTAATCATCC tatattgagCTCATTGGAATCAAAGACAAAATCGCAACTCAACCAAGAGTTGACaattgaaaaacgaaaaaatgaaatattactaCGCAAATTGCGCGAAGCCAAAAAGCTACTCAAACAGTATGAACAGAATGGAG caaatcaAACGCCAACAGCCGCTATGGAACAGCGTTGTTTACGCTCATATTCGCGCAAGAAACGCACACCATGCCTCAGCTCTAAATTGGATGGTTTGCGCGATcgcaacaaaaatgttattaacaagttaaattattga
- the LOC105217402 gene encoding integrator complex subunit 3 homolog, which translates to MYLKRQRDCDYDRKIPNREGALQMEQHSNHNQSKLFICTAVDFRDELEERFERAFVSLQQQINGLNEKDMHDILSQLVCKEKQHEDISIGFLYTMLTDPAVAPKAYRDLTLVARDGMNMVVSNLTMLVAEKYGKLTEVARRQLIWLLRELVKHQVLLVENIVWNCLRQAGGGDVSIKNIFLVEGLLDIFIDYRTWLESQAFLVQTVVYSYVRLIEDHAGPSLATLRQKEVKFIISLIRDRFLDIIPLGRDFVRLLQNVARVPEFEQLWRDILHSPESLHPTFTGIWQLLQTRTSRRFLQSRLTPEIERKLTFLASSVKFGNQKRYQDWFQDKYFATPESHSLRSDLIRFIINVIHPTNDMLCSDIIPRWAIIGWLISSCTNPIALANAKLSLFYDWLFFDPVKDNIMNIEPGILVMYHSIRNHPFVSSTLLDFLCRIMKNFDIRHEDKIRTGVYNSLNKILEKQVIPNLQPLFESPKLDRELRNLIRDNFREFVSPTHSGTPMVPMPPFKKEAEPRVLHRGQTFFAGPLAQQPEMHLQNNFQITNTNVTDLTEAQDTSAIGVSTTSNIEEDSKLTVISPESNDIETEAAFSEDDDDMAKDVKSEELTDDDDDLPLSKVRLKEKPIPEKIDLPASISDSFETFVTKRNSFTWEAFLSDFRTLPASALDEAQLNYVISNTHLILRETLPQQNIFTDSKTDEKNLAKSISYPLFGLFRFLYENDEKSKKPFQTFLTEICERIPEIGYLLLYFMKVHVKLQTRKNSQQATQFKTPIYRLLCEASGEKVDECLARDLDLLEKESTTIFLWLLPDIYREFKSTAINNSELLRITLRCIDAKNLRDLIYYVAQGKLTLFKQDGLIECLRESLVYETFEQLSLWQLVQAHDVPLKCLQDILPELESSSHPEALSYMLLWLKNEEPTNELIRLLLSRETKSRGDPFVTSALRFWCQRGEEKLSEIIASLLTSKYPSSSPNKRKRLTKGSSAMSSLPSADQVLSHLEHYRRSCRHGTGTGLYVYDTMQRALQAAYTHSNESTKKQYSDLFALAAEDETTAVGRRGGSGRGRKQPTSKKDTNNHSASNKKNSDPVKTIYSSDEESSEEDWPKQKISQAKKRKKTINDSD; encoded by the exons ATGTACCTAAAGCGACAAAGAGACTGTGACTACGACCGCAAAATTCCCAACCGGGAGGGAGCTCTTCAAATGGAGCAACACAGCAATCACAACCAATCGAAATTGTTCATTTGTACCGCCGTAGATTTTCGAGACGAATTGGAAGAG CGATTTGAACGTGCGTTCGTGAGCCTACAACAGCAAATCAATGGCCTCAATGAAAAGGATATGCATGACATTCTGTCACAGCTCGTATGTAAAGAAAAACAGCATGAAGATATTTCAATAGGATTTTTATACACAATGTTAACAGACCCTGCAGTGGCGCCAAAAGCTTATAGAGATTTGACACTTGTCGCTAGGGACGGTATGAATATGGTTGTTTCAAATCTTACGATGCTTGTAGctgaaaaatatggaaaattaacTGAAGTTGCACGCCGTCAGCTTATATGGTTACTACGAGAACTTGTGAAACATCAAGTGCTTTTGGTGGAAAATATTGTGTGGAATTGCCTTAGACAAGCTGGTGGAGGTGATGtttccattaaaaatatatttctagttgAAGGCCTTCTTGACATATTCATCGATTATCGTACATGGCTAGAGTCACAGGCATTTCTGGTGCAGACAGTAGTGTATAGCTATGTACGACTTATAGAAGATCACGCCGGTCCATCATTAGCTACTCTCCGTCAAAAAgaagtaaaatttataatatcatTAATACGCGATCGTTTCTTAGACATAATACCACTGGGTAGAGATTTCGTAAG ACTCTTACAAAATGTTGCGAGAGTTCCCGAATTCGAACAATTATGGCGGGATATTTTACATAGCCCAGAAAGTCTACACCCAACATTTACCGGCATTTGGCAACTTTTGCAAACACGCACCAGCCGGCGATTTCTACAAAGTCGTCTAACGCCAGAAATCGAACGTAAATTGACTTTTCTAGCCTCATCCGTTAAGTTTGGCAATCAAAAACGATATCAGGACTGGTTCCAggataaatattttgcaactcCGGAATCGCATAGCTTGCGTTCAGATTTAATCAGATTCATTATAAATGTAATACATCCCACAAATGATATGCTGTGTTCGGATATCATTCCTCGATGGGCCATCATTGGTTGGCTGATATCATCTTGTACAAATCCCATTGCATTGGCTAATGCTAAACTTTCACTGTTCTATGACTGGCTCTTTTTTGATCCAGTCAAGGATAATATCATGAATATTGAACCGGGTATATTAGTAATGTATCATTCAATTCGGAATCATCCATTCGTAAGCAGCACCCTTTTGGATTTTCTCTGTCgcataatgaaaaattttgatatacGGCACGAGGATAAAATACGCACTGGTGTATATAATTCATTGAATAAGATTCTCGAAAAGCAG GTCATTCCAAATTTACAACCCTTATTTGAATCACCGAAATTGGATCGAGAGCTGCGTAATTTAATCCGAGACAATTTCCGTGAATTTGTTTCTCCAACGCATTCTGGAACACCCATGGTACCGATGCCTCCATTCAAAAAAGAAGCAGAACCACGTGTACTACACCGCGGTCAGACTTTCTTCGCTGGACCATTAGCACAACAACCTGAAATGCAtctacaaaataattttcagaTCACTAATACCAATGTGACTGATTTAACAGAAGCTCAAGATACTAGTGCAATAGGTGTGAGTACTACATCCAACATCGAAGAGGATAGTAAGTTAACGGTTATATCACCCGAAAGTAATGATATTGAAACCGAAGCAGCCTTCAGTGAAGATGACGATGACATGGCGAAAGATGTCAAAAGCGAAGAGCTAACagacgatgatgatgatttgCCTTTATCAAAGGTGCGATTAAAAGAAAAACCCATACCGGAGAAAATAGATTTACCCGCCTCTATAAGTGACTCATTCGAAACATTTGTCACAAAACGCAACTCCTTTACGTGGGAAGCATTTTTGTCGGATTTTCGAACATTGCCTGCCTCAGCATTAGATGAAGCACAATTGAATTATGTGATCTCGAATACGCATTTAATTTTACGTGAAACATTGCCACAACAAAACATTTTCACCGATAGTAAAACAGATGAAAAGAACTTGGCAAAAAGCATAAGCTATCCACTTTTCGGACTATTTCGCTTTCTCTACGAAAATGATGAGAAAAGTAAAAAACCATTTCAAACTTTCCTTACTGAAATATGCGAACGAATTCCGGAAATCGGTTATTTACTACTTTACTTTATGAAAGTTCACGTGAAATTGCAAACGCGTAAGAATAGCCAACAAGCGACACAATTCAAAACGCCAATCTATCGGTTGCTATGTGAGGCGAGTGGTGAAAAAGTGGACGAGTGTCTAGCGCGTGACTTGGATTTACTTGAAAAAGAAAGTACGACGATATTCCTTTGGCTTTTGCCAGACATTTATCGCGAGTTCAAAAGTACAGCCATAAACAATAGCGAATTGTTGCGAATTACGTTGAGATGTATTGATGCGAAGAACTTGCGTGATCTTATTTACTATGTGGCGCAGGGCAAACTTACGCTTTTTAAGCAGGATGGATTGATCGAATGCCTGCGCGAGAGCTTAGTTTATGAAACATTCGAGCAATTGAGCTTGTGGCAGTTGGTGCAAGCACATGATGTGCCACTTAAATGCTTACAG GATATTTTACCTGAACTTGAGTCTTCAAGTCATCCAGAAGCTCTAAGCTATATGCTCTTATGGTTGAAAAACGAGGAGCCCACAAATGAATTGATAAGACTATTGTTGAGTAGAGAGACGAAATCGCGAGGTGATCCATTTGTTACATCGGCATTACG TTTCTGGTGCCAGCGTGGCGAGGAAAAACTCTCAGAAATCATAGCATCACTGCTCACCTCCAAGTATCCCAGCTCTTCTCCAAACAAACGGAAAAGATTAACCAAAGGTAGTTCTGCTATGAGTAGTTTACCATCTGCCGATCAG GTGTTGAGTCACTTGGAGCACTATCGACGGAGTTGCAGACATGGCACAGGCACAGGGCTTTATGTTTACGATACTATGCAACGCGCGCTACAAGCAGCGTATACACATAGTAACGAGAGCACAAAA aaGCAATATAGCGATTTATTTGCGCTAGCGGCTGAGGATGAAACCACCGCAGTGGGGAGACGTGGTGGTAGTGGGCGTGGCAGAAAACAGCCAACTAGCAAAAAAGATACAAACAACCACAGTGCGAGCAACAAGAAAAACTCAGATCCTGTTAAAACCATTTATTCATCAGATGAAGAATCAAGTGAA gagGACTGGCCTAAGCAAAAAATTTCACAAGCCAAGAAACGGAAAAAAACCATCAATGATTCTGACTGA
- the LOC105217400 gene encoding mitochondrial fission 1 protein isoform X2, with amino-acid sequence MMEEMMETIVPQEDFDRNEQKYLRELELDGRASVEAKFGYALCLVRCAHKQDIAKGIELLEELMEHHSEGRRDYLYYLALGEARMKNYDRALQYCKAFLEIEENPQVRSLEECIQKRYDKDLKKGMAVAGGAVLVLGGILGLGIALAKK; translated from the exons ATGATGGAGGAAATGATGGAGACGATTGTGCCTCAGGAAGATTTTGAT CGTAATGAACAAAAATACCTTCGAGAATTGGAATTGGATGGACGTGCAAGTGTAGAAGCAAAATTTGGATATGCACTTTGTTTGGTCAGATGTGCACACAAGCAAGACATCGCTAAG GGTATAGAATTGTTGGAAGAATTAATGGAACATCACTCTGAAGGAAGGCGTGATTATCTTTATTATTTGGCTTTGGGAGAGGCACGTATGAAAAATTACGATCGTGCACTTCAATATTGTAAAGCTTTTTTGGAAATAGAGGAAAATCCTCAAGTTCGCTCATtagag GAGTGCATTCAAAAGCGCTACGACAAAGATTTGAAGAAAGGCATGGCTGTAGCCGGAGGAGCAGTACTTGTGTTAGGCGGTATTTTGGGTCTAGGCATAGCGCTTGCCAAAAAGTAA
- the LOC105217400 gene encoding mitochondrial fission 1 protein isoform X1: MMEEMMETIVPQEDFDRNEQKYLRELELDGRASVEAKFGYALCLVRCAHKQDIAKGIELLEELMEHHSEGRRDYLYYLALGEARMKNYDRALQYCKAFLEIEENPQVRSLEECIQKRYDKDLKKGMAVAGGAVLVLGGILGLGIALAKNKNRRDK, translated from the exons ATGATGGAGGAAATGATGGAGACGATTGTGCCTCAGGAAGATTTTGAT CGTAATGAACAAAAATACCTTCGAGAATTGGAATTGGATGGACGTGCAAGTGTAGAAGCAAAATTTGGATATGCACTTTGTTTGGTCAGATGTGCACACAAGCAAGACATCGCTAAG GGTATAGAATTGTTGGAAGAATTAATGGAACATCACTCTGAAGGAAGGCGTGATTATCTTTATTATTTGGCTTTGGGAGAGGCACGTATGAAAAATTACGATCGTGCACTTCAATATTGTAAAGCTTTTTTGGAAATAGAGGAAAATCCTCAAGTTCGCTCATtagag GAGTGCATTCAAAAGCGCTACGACAAAGATTTGAAGAAAGGCATGGCTGTAGCCGGAGGAGCAGTACTTGTGTTAGGCGGTATTTTGGGTCTAGGCATAGCGCTTGCCAAAAA taaaaacagacgtgataaataa
- the LOC105217401 gene encoding 2-oxoisovalerate dehydrogenase subunit beta, mitochondrial: MRKSFWPLLNTFKSRTSVPWSRSHFTYYPDKSPKEVISTGNVTEKMNMVQAINNAMDLVLEKDQTALLFGEDVGFGGVFRCSVNLRDKYGKNRVFNTPLCEQGIAGFAIGVANVGSTAIAEIQFADYIFPAFDQIVNEAAKYRYRSGGLFDCGSLTFRVPCGAVGHGALYHSQSPEAYFAHTPGLKVVVPRGPVKAKGLLLACIRDPNPCIVFEPKTLYRAAVEEVPTGDYVSELGKADVLRKGKDVTLIGWGTQVHVLLEVAEIAKKEHQVDCEVIDLVSILPWDSDTVYKCVKKTGRVIVAHEAPLTQGFGAELAASIQEKCFLHLEAPVKRVAGWDTPFPHVFETFYLPDKYRCLTAIKDLVNY; this comes from the exons atgcgAAAATCTTTTTGGCCGTTACTAAACACATTTAAATCTCGAACCTCGGTGCCATGGAGTCGTTCACACTTTACCTATTATCCTGACAAGTCGCCGAAAGAAGTTATTTCCACTGGAAATGTCACCGAAAAAATGAATATGGTCCAAGCAATCAACAATGCTATGGATTTGGTACTTGAAAAAGATCAAACCGCCTTACTTTTCGGTGAAGATGTAGGCTTTGGCGGTGTATTCCGTTGTTCAGTTAATCTTCGCGACAAGTATGGGAAGAACAGAGTTTTTAATACTCCCCTTTGTGAGCAGGGAATAGCTGGGTTCGCAATAGGTGTTGCTAATGTTGGCTCCACGGCTATTGCCGAAATACAATTTGCTGACTATATATTCCCAGCATTTGATCAAATTGTCAATGAAGCTGCAAAATATCGCTATCGTAGCGGTGGTCTATTTGATTGCGGCTCACTGACATTCCGTGTACCATGCGGAGCAGTAGGTCATGGTGCTCTTTATCATTCTCAAAGTCCCGAAGCATACTTTGCACATACACCTGGCCTCAAAGTAGTTGTACCTAGAGGACCAGTGAAAGCTAAAGGGTTACTTCTGGCTTGTATTCGGGATCCCAATCCATGCATTGTATTTGAACCGAAAACACTTTATCGAGCTGCTGTTGAGGAGGTACCTACTGGCGATTACGTGTCTGAATTGGGCAAAGCAGACGTATTGCGTAAAGGTAAAGATGTCACTCTGATTGGCTGGGGAACACAAGTGCATGTACTATTGGag GTAGCAGAAATTGCCAAAAAAGAACATCAAGTAGATTGCGAAGTAATTGATTTAGTATCTATTTTACCTTGGGACAGTGATACAGTGTATAAA TGCGTAAAGAAAACCGGTCGAGTTATTGTGGCCCATGAAGCACCACTAACTCAAGGGTTTGGCGCTGAGTTGGCTGCTTCCATacaagaaaaatgttttttgcacTTGGAGGCACCTGTAAAACGCGTTGCTGGCTGGGATACGCCATTCCCACATGTCTTTGAAACGTTTTATTTGCCTGACAAATATCGTTGCCTAACGGCCATAAAAGATTTGGTAAATTATTGA